One segment of Streptomyces sp. TG1A-8 DNA contains the following:
- a CDS encoding transglycosylase family protein translates to MSECADTTNTARHDSARRGRTTAALAGAALLAPLGLLAATGSAAAADDGVWDRIARCESGGNWHINTGNGYYGGLQFSASTWRAYGGGAYAPTADQASRSAQIAVATRVQRAQGWGAWPVCSARAGAFGTAPAVSSGATASSSAQATRKDVPAKKPQRTHHGAGRGGYTVREGDTLSLIAARHGTTWQRIYAANKSVIGDDPDLITPGRRLVL, encoded by the coding sequence ATGTCCGAGTGTGCCGATACCACCAACACCGCCCGTCACGACAGCGCCCGCAGGGGCCGCACGACGGCCGCGCTGGCCGGAGCCGCACTGCTGGCCCCGCTGGGGCTGCTGGCCGCGACCGGCAGCGCCGCCGCGGCGGACGACGGGGTGTGGGACCGCATCGCCCGGTGCGAGAGCGGCGGCAACTGGCACATCAACACCGGCAACGGGTACTACGGCGGACTCCAGTTCTCCGCCTCCACCTGGCGCGCGTACGGCGGCGGCGCCTACGCCCCGACGGCCGACCAGGCCTCCAGGAGTGCCCAGATCGCCGTCGCCACCAGGGTCCAGCGGGCCCAGGGCTGGGGTGCCTGGCCGGTCTGCTCGGCCCGCGCCGGGGCCTTCGGCACGGCACCGGCCGTGTCCTCCGGCGCGACCGCCTCCAGCAGTGCGCAGGCCACCCGGAAGGACGTGCCGGCGAAGAAGCCGCAGCGCACCCACCACGGTGCCGGCCGGGGCGGCTACACCGTCCGCGAGGGCGACACCCTGAGCCTCATCGCCGCCCGGCACGGCACCACCTGGCAGCGGATCTACGCCGCCAACAAGTCGGTCATCGGCGACGACCCGGACCTGATCACGCCCGGCCGGCGCCTCGTGCTCTGA
- a CDS encoding I78 family peptidase inhibitor, whose amino-acid sequence MAPIPTPPAEPQDSPDGYVGLDAAHAERLARERGWPTVRSLPPGAIITMEYRAGRLNFEVRDGRVARAWKG is encoded by the coding sequence ATGGCACCGATTCCCACTCCGCCAGCGGAGCCCCAGGACAGCCCCGACGGATACGTCGGCCTCGACGCCGCGCACGCCGAGCGGCTCGCCCGGGAGCGGGGGTGGCCGACGGTGCGATCGCTGCCGCCGGGCGCGATCATCACCATGGAGTACCGGGCGGGCCGGCTGAACTTCGAGGTGCGCGACGGCCGGGTGGCCCGTGCCTGGAAGGGTTAA
- a CDS encoding phosphatase PAP2 family protein: MRTERNLTRRLDRVFARLDREPERPAHIDVPRMSRHRVVLFTATLAFYLAIVWAVVITSWLVRLDWQVMFFRPYQQWPEIHAFLDYYVVLGQRGPTAVMVAAWLGWRSWRQHTLRPLLTLAASLLLLNITVGAAKIGMGRLGPHYATVIGSNEMGLGGDIFPSGHTANAVVTWGILAYLASSPRARRWLSALSAVTSLGVGLTTVYLGTHWLSDVLLGWAAGLLILLALPWFEPLITRAETTLFDLRDRWRARRGRTAPVPAMPVTPVVVKPRSAPAEQSPPAREPVSSGRAPRAPAHLAPAHLAPGPHTTRSERTPVTPAGSRRPPHADRLPRGTSPSARPLTGG; the protein is encoded by the coding sequence GTGCGTACCGAACGAAACCTCACCCGGCGTCTGGACCGGGTGTTCGCCAGACTGGACCGTGAGCCGGAACGACCGGCTCACATCGATGTGCCCAGGATGAGCCGGCACCGGGTCGTGCTGTTCACCGCGACCCTCGCCTTTTACCTGGCGATCGTGTGGGCCGTGGTGATCACCTCGTGGCTGGTCCGGCTCGACTGGCAGGTCATGTTCTTCCGGCCGTACCAGCAGTGGCCCGAGATCCACGCCTTCCTCGACTACTACGTGGTGCTCGGCCAGCGCGGCCCCACCGCCGTGATGGTCGCGGCCTGGCTCGGCTGGCGCTCCTGGCGCCAGCACACCCTCCGCCCGCTGCTGACGCTGGCCGCCTCCCTGCTGCTGCTGAACATCACGGTCGGCGCCGCCAAGATCGGCATGGGGCGGCTCGGTCCGCACTACGCGACCGTGATCGGCTCCAACGAGATGGGCCTGGGCGGCGACATATTTCCCAGCGGCCACACCGCCAACGCGGTCGTGACCTGGGGAATCCTGGCCTACCTGGCCTCCAGCCCGCGGGCGCGGCGCTGGCTGTCCGCCCTGTCGGCGGTCACCTCGCTCGGCGTCGGCCTCACCACCGTCTACCTCGGTACGCACTGGCTGAGCGACGTACTGCTGGGCTGGGCCGCGGGTCTGCTGATCCTGCTCGCCCTGCCGTGGTTCGAGCCGCTCATCACCAGGGCCGAGACCACCCTGTTCGACCTGCGTGACCGCTGGCGCGCCCGCCGCGGACGCACGGCACCGGTTCCGGCCATGCCGGTCACCCCGGTGGTGGTCAAGCCGCGCAGCGCGCCGGCCGAGCAGTCCCCGCCGGCACGCGAGCCGGTGTCGTCGGGCCGCGCTCCCCGGGCCCCGGCGCACCTGGCCCCGGCGCACCTGGCCCCGGGGCCGCACACGACCCGTTCGGAGCGCACCCCGGTCACCCCGGCGGGCAGCCGCCGCCCGCCGCACGCCGACCGCCTGCCGCGCGGCACCTCTCCGTCGGCCCGCCCCCTGACGGGCGGCTGA
- a CDS encoding MFS transporter, with product MSGTTTAAAGPRRRAAGAGASRWAVLVVLCVSLLLVALDATVLHVAVPAVTEDLRPGAVELLWIVDVYPLVCASLLILFGTLGDRVGRRRVLLLGYALFGVASAAAAFAPSARTLILARALLGAGGAMIMPATLSILRQVFPDRRERALAIGIWSAVAAVGAAVGPLLGGFLLEHFWWGSVFLVNIPLMLVSLPVGRILLPESRGGGDGPWDVTGALMAAAGLFGAVLGVKRIGGGEPPAGPLTLGPLLAGAALLLLFVRRQRRRPHPLVDLRMFRRPAFSTSVGCIVLAMLALVGLELIAAQYLQLVLGLSPLRTGLRLLPLTVAAMAAGLAGARMLRRFGPRRMVCCGFCLTAAAVVALTAMGGGDDPALLLGGFVLLGFGLETTLFGAYESMLSEAPVHQAGGAAAIGETSYQLGAGIGIALLGSVMNAAYAPGLASVPGVSPRASAAAGHSLGEAYEVAGRLGGSAGSALRRAARDSFVHGLHVTLLVSAGLLLLGAVMALRLPRTAQCGEHGADREGGGYGEGAAGVGLPSPRGAEKPRVSA from the coding sequence ATGTCCGGGACGACCACGGCTGCCGCAGGGCCGCGCCGCCGGGCGGCCGGGGCCGGCGCGAGCCGCTGGGCCGTCCTCGTCGTCCTCTGCGTGAGCCTGCTGCTCGTCGCCCTCGACGCGACCGTGCTGCACGTGGCGGTCCCCGCCGTCACCGAGGACCTCAGGCCCGGCGCCGTGGAACTGCTCTGGATCGTCGACGTCTACCCGCTGGTGTGCGCCTCGCTGCTGATCCTGTTCGGCACGCTGGGCGACCGCGTCGGACGCAGGCGCGTCCTGCTGCTCGGCTACGCCCTGTTCGGCGTCGCCTCCGCCGCGGCCGCCTTCGCGCCGAGCGCCCGGACGCTGATCCTCGCCCGGGCGCTGCTCGGCGCCGGCGGCGCGATGATCATGCCCGCGACCCTGTCGATCCTCCGCCAGGTCTTCCCCGACCGGCGCGAGCGGGCGCTCGCGATCGGCATCTGGAGCGCGGTCGCCGCCGTCGGCGCGGCGGTCGGCCCACTGCTCGGCGGCTTCCTGCTGGAGCACTTCTGGTGGGGTTCGGTCTTCCTGGTCAACATCCCGCTGATGCTGGTGAGCCTGCCGGTCGGGCGGATCCTGCTACCCGAGTCGCGCGGCGGAGGCGACGGTCCGTGGGACGTGACCGGCGCGCTCATGGCGGCGGCCGGTCTGTTCGGCGCCGTCCTCGGCGTCAAGCGGATCGGCGGCGGCGAGCCGCCGGCCGGCCCCCTGACCCTCGGGCCGCTGCTGGCCGGCGCGGCCCTCCTCCTGCTCTTCGTACGGCGTCAGCGCCGGCGCCCGCACCCGCTGGTCGACCTGCGGATGTTCCGCCGCCCGGCGTTCAGCACCTCGGTGGGCTGCATCGTGCTGGCGATGCTCGCGCTGGTCGGCCTGGAGCTGATCGCGGCGCAGTACCTGCAGCTGGTGCTCGGCCTGTCGCCGCTGCGGACCGGCCTCAGGCTGCTGCCGCTGACCGTCGCGGCGATGGCGGCGGGTCTCGCGGGCGCGCGGATGCTGCGCCGCTTCGGGCCGCGCCGGATGGTCTGCTGCGGTTTCTGCCTCACCGCCGCGGCCGTCGTCGCGCTCACGGCGATGGGCGGCGGCGACGACCCGGCCCTGCTGCTCGGCGGTTTCGTGCTGCTCGGCTTCGGTCTGGAGACGACCCTGTTCGGGGCGTACGAGTCGATGCTCAGCGAGGCCCCCGTGCACCAGGCGGGCGGGGCGGCGGCGATCGGCGAGACCTCCTACCAACTGGGCGCCGGCATCGGGATCGCCCTGCTCGGCAGCGTGATGAACGCGGCCTACGCACCCGGTCTCGCCTCGGTGCCGGGCGTGTCCCCGCGCGCGTCGGCGGCGGCCGGGCACTCGCTCGGCGAGGCCTACGAGGTCGCCGGACGCCTCGGCGGGTCCGCGGGGTCCGCCCTGCGCCGGGCGGCGCGCGACTCCTTCGTGCACGGGCTGCACGTGACCCTGCTGGTGAGCGCGGGACTGCTGCTGCTGGGTGCCGTGATGGCGCTCCGGCTGCCCCGGACCGCGCAGTGCGGGGAGCACGGGGCGGACCGGGAGGGCGGGGGGTACGGGGAGGGGGCCGCGGGGGTGGGGCTGCCGTCCCCGCGCGGGGCGGAGAAGCCGAGGGTGTCGGCCTGA
- a CDS encoding acyl-CoA dehydrogenase family protein, which translates to MSASAKLPPFDAADPLGIDDLLDPEDLAVRDTVRGWAADRVLPRVADWYEKGELPVVRDLARELGALGALGMSLTGYGCAGASAVQYGLACLELEAADSGIRSLVSVQGSLAMYAIHRFGSEEQKQEWLPRMAAGEVIGCFGLTEPDHGSDPASMRTRARRDGGDWVLEGRKMWITNGSVAGVAVVWAQTDDGIRGFVVPAGSPGFSAPEIKHKWSLRASVTSELVLDGVRLPATAVLPGATGLRGPLSCLSHARYGIVWGAMGAARSSLEAALEYARTREQFGRPIGGFQLTQAKLADMAVELHKGILLAHHLGRRMDAGRLRPEQVSFGKLNNVREAIEICRTARTILGANGISLEYPVMRHATNLESVLTYEGTVEMHQLVLGKALTGQDAFR; encoded by the coding sequence ATGTCCGCGTCCGCGAAGTTGCCCCCGTTCGACGCCGCCGACCCGCTCGGGATCGACGACCTGCTGGACCCGGAGGACCTGGCCGTCCGGGACACCGTCCGGGGCTGGGCGGCCGACCGGGTGCTGCCCCGCGTCGCCGACTGGTACGAGAAGGGCGAGCTGCCCGTCGTCAGGGACCTCGCGCGCGAACTCGGCGCCCTCGGCGCCCTCGGCATGTCCCTGACGGGCTACGGCTGCGCGGGCGCCTCCGCCGTGCAGTACGGCCTGGCCTGCCTGGAGCTGGAGGCGGCCGACTCGGGCATCCGGTCCCTGGTCTCGGTGCAGGGCTCCCTCGCGATGTACGCGATCCACCGGTTCGGCAGCGAGGAGCAGAAGCAGGAGTGGCTGCCCCGCATGGCCGCCGGCGAGGTGATCGGCTGCTTCGGCCTCACCGAGCCCGACCACGGTTCCGACCCCGCCTCCATGCGCACCCGCGCCAGGCGGGACGGCGGCGACTGGGTGCTCGAGGGCCGCAAGATGTGGATCACCAACGGGTCCGTGGCCGGGGTCGCCGTCGTGTGGGCGCAGACGGACGACGGCATCCGCGGGTTCGTCGTGCCGGCCGGCAGCCCCGGCTTCTCGGCGCCCGAGATCAAGCACAAGTGGTCCCTGCGCGCGTCCGTCACCAGCGAACTCGTCCTGGACGGCGTACGGCTGCCCGCCACCGCCGTCCTGCCCGGGGCCACCGGCCTGCGCGGACCGCTCAGCTGCCTCTCGCACGCCCGCTACGGCATCGTCTGGGGCGCCATGGGCGCGGCGCGCAGCAGCCTCGAGGCGGCCCTGGAGTACGCGAGGACGCGGGAGCAGTTCGGGCGGCCCATCGGCGGCTTCCAGCTCACCCAGGCCAAGCTCGCCGACATGGCGGTGGAACTGCACAAGGGGATCCTGCTCGCCCACCATCTGGGGCGGCGGATGGACGCCGGCCGCCTGCGTCCGGAGCAGGTCAGCTTCGGCAAGCTCAACAACGTCCGCGAGGCCATCGAGATCTGCCGGACGGCGCGGACGATCCTCGGTGCCAACGGGATCTCCCTCGAATACCCCGTCATGCGGCACGCGACCAACCTGGAATCGGTGCTCACCTACGAGGGCACCGTGGAGATGCACCAGCTCGTGCTGGGCAAGGCGCTCACCGGGCAGGACGCGTTCCGGTGA
- a CDS encoding cell division protein SepF, with protein MGSVRKASAWLGLVDDNDDERYYDDEYTEGTGSGDAWVTDPRVRVATDTAEERGRRIGTVTPDSFRDARAIGELFRDGIPVIMNLTAMEPADAKRVVDFAAGLTFGLRGTIERVANRVFLLTPANTQIVSGEPAAHREDGFFNQS; from the coding sequence ATGGGATCGGTACGCAAGGCGAGTGCGTGGCTCGGCCTCGTCGACGACAACGATGACGAGCGCTACTACGACGACGAGTACACCGAGGGCACCGGGTCCGGGGACGCCTGGGTCACGGACCCCCGGGTGAGGGTGGCCACGGACACGGCCGAGGAGAGGGGCCGGCGGATCGGCACGGTCACCCCGGACAGCTTCCGGGACGCCCGCGCCATCGGCGAGCTGTTCCGGGACGGGATCCCGGTCATCATGAACCTCACGGCGATGGAGCCCGCCGACGCCAAGCGTGTCGTCGACTTCGCGGCCGGGCTGACCTTCGGCCTGAGAGGCACGATCGAGCGGGTCGCGAACCGGGTCTTCCTGCTGACGCCCGCGAACACCCAGATCGTCAGCGGTGAGCCCGCGGCCCACCGCGAGGACGGCTTCTTCAACCAGAGCTGA
- a CDS encoding DUF5685 family protein encodes MFGIVRPCGHRLGKGLTAQWAAHLCGLCLALREDHGQLARVVTNYDGLLLSVLTEAQTGTAGGSRRTAGPCALRGLRTASVAQGEGARLAAAKVRDHVADRDGLLARRPVAAAARRVAESWGRAGARGGSAVGFDTGVLLDAVDRQGGIEARAGPGTPLLTVTEPTETATAAAFAHTAVLAGRPGNAAPLAEAGRLFGRLAHLLDAVEDREADAAAGAWNPLAATGTPLTEARRLADDAVRGIRPALRGTGFADGRLAHLLLVHELPRSVDRAFATRTCAHAPEASFGPPPGRHAPKAPAHPRGNPFGGEPPRPDKRGLWAGCAAALGLCCTCKVCCADEFEGPWSRKKRKGWCDGCDCSCCEACECCECCECCSCCDGC; translated from the coding sequence GTGTTCGGAATCGTCAGACCGTGCGGCCACCGGCTCGGGAAGGGCCTCACGGCCCAGTGGGCCGCGCACTTGTGCGGGCTCTGCCTCGCCCTGCGCGAGGACCACGGGCAGCTCGCCCGGGTCGTGACGAATTACGACGGGCTGCTGCTCTCCGTCCTGACGGAGGCTCAGACCGGCACGGCCGGCGGGTCCCGGCGGACGGCGGGGCCGTGCGCGCTGCGCGGGCTGCGGACGGCGTCCGTCGCACAGGGTGAGGGCGCGCGGCTCGCCGCCGCCAAGGTGCGCGACCACGTCGCCGACCGGGACGGACTGCTGGCCCGCCGGCCGGTGGCGGCCGCGGCCCGCCGGGTCGCCGAGAGCTGGGGGCGGGCCGGGGCGCGCGGCGGCTCGGCGGTCGGCTTCGACACCGGCGTCCTCCTCGACGCCGTCGACCGGCAGGGCGGCATAGAGGCCCGGGCCGGCCCCGGCACCCCGCTGCTCACGGTCACCGAGCCCACCGAGACCGCCACCGCGGCGGCCTTCGCGCACACCGCGGTGCTGGCCGGGCGGCCGGGCAACGCCGCACCGCTGGCCGAGGCGGGCCGCCTCTTCGGGCGGCTCGCCCACCTCCTGGACGCCGTCGAGGACCGGGAGGCCGACGCCGCGGCGGGCGCATGGAACCCGCTCGCCGCCACCGGCACCCCCCTCACCGAGGCCCGCCGGCTCGCCGACGACGCCGTGCGCGGCATCCGGCCGGCCCTGCGCGGGACCGGGTTCGCGGACGGCCGGCTCGCCCACCTGCTGCTCGTGCACGAACTGCCGCGCTCGGTGGACCGCGCGTTCGCCACCCGGACCTGCGCCCACGCGCCCGAGGCCTCCTTCGGGCCGCCCCCGGGCCGCCACGCGCCCAAGGCGCCGGCGCACCCCCGCGGCAACCCCTTCGGCGGTGAACCGCCGCGCCCGGACAAGCGGGGCCTGTGGGCCGGGTGCGCGGCCGCCCTCGGGCTGTGCTGCACCTGCAAGGTGTGCTGCGCCGACGAGTTCGAGGGCCCCTGGTCGCGCAAGAAGCGCAAGGGCTGGTGCGACGGCTGCGACTGTTCGTGCTGCGAGGCCTGTGAGTGCTGCGAGTGCTGCGAGTGCTGTTCGTGCTGCGACGGCTGCTAG
- a CDS encoding ABC transporter substrate-binding protein yields the protein MRTPTYRLFVPFAAITSSVLLLTACGSGSGGPAGTGAAGVAARADGVPTTDVVSAVREDGAAARLLPAGVTRLTVAISVGGTPPGTTYLPDGKTLTGQDVDFTEAVAKVLGLRLKVEQASFEAILPALDSGKYDVGASNFGVTDERRRTIDFVTYVNDGQGFATREDSGLSRITDLKQLCGLNVATGAGTTFEATLEENEHVCADAGRKAYRVQAYSEPSAVWSSVQQGRSDVVMSTINGLRYAVAHQRGLKFLNEFRRLDVGFAFRKGTRLAPAFRAAVDRLIADGTYARILKKWGTTGSAISRSEISPPELGN from the coding sequence ATGCGCACGCCCACCTATCGGCTTTTTGTGCCTTTTGCCGCGATCACGTCGTCCGTCCTCCTCCTCACCGCCTGCGGTTCGGGTTCCGGAGGCCCGGCCGGAACCGGCGCGGCCGGCGTCGCCGCGCGGGCCGACGGGGTCCCGACCACGGACGTGGTCTCCGCCGTCCGCGAGGACGGCGCGGCCGCGCGGCTGCTGCCCGCGGGCGTCACGCGGCTCACCGTCGCGATCAGCGTCGGCGGCACGCCGCCCGGCACCACCTACCTGCCCGACGGCAAGACCCTGACCGGGCAGGACGTCGACTTCACCGAGGCGGTCGCCAAGGTGCTGGGGCTCCGGCTGAAGGTGGAGCAGGCGAGCTTCGAGGCGATCCTGCCCGCACTGGACAGCGGCAAGTACGACGTCGGCGCCAGCAACTTCGGGGTGACCGACGAGCGCCGCAGGACCATCGACTTCGTCACCTACGTCAACGACGGACAGGGCTTCGCCACCCGCGAGGACAGCGGGCTGTCCCGGATCACCGACCTGAAGCAGCTGTGCGGCCTGAACGTCGCCACCGGCGCCGGCACGACCTTCGAGGCCACGCTGGAGGAGAACGAGCACGTGTGCGCGGACGCGGGCAGGAAGGCGTACCGGGTGCAGGCGTACTCCGAGCCGAGCGCGGTCTGGTCCTCGGTCCAGCAGGGCCGCAGCGACGTCGTGATGTCCACCATCAACGGCCTGCGCTACGCGGTGGCCCACCAGCGGGGCCTGAAGTTCCTCAACGAGTTCCGCCGCCTGGACGTCGGCTTCGCCTTCCGGAAGGGCACCCGGCTGGCGCCGGCCTTCCGGGCCGCGGTCGACAGGCTGATCGCCGACGGCACGTACGCCAGGATCCTGAAGAAGTGGGGGACGACCGGTTCGGCGATCAGCAGGTCGGAGATCAGCCCGCCGGAGCTGGGGAACTGA
- a CDS encoding amino acid ABC transporter permease, whose protein sequence is MSSDTLAQVPAAPEASEHADALRTVPQRRPGQWAAAVAVLVLLALAVTSVLRNKAFQWDVVADYFASDSVLRGLWLTLWLTAVVMVLGFALGTLLAAFRLSANPVLRWVGRGYVWLFRSIPLLVQLLLWFNIGALYPRVLGVRTVDLLSPVAVAIVGLTLHEAAYAAEVVRGGILSVDRGQVEAAQALGLSRRRRWWRIVLPQAMRSIVPPAGNMLIGTLKGTSIVSVIAVDDLLFSTQLIYHRTYQVIPLLMVATLWYTAVTSVLGVGQYYVERHYARGTEAAR, encoded by the coding sequence ATGTCATCCGACACCCTCGCCCAAGTCCCCGCCGCCCCCGAGGCGTCCGAACACGCGGACGCCCTCAGGACCGTCCCGCAGCGCCGTCCCGGGCAGTGGGCGGCCGCCGTCGCCGTCCTGGTGCTGCTCGCGCTCGCCGTCACCTCCGTCCTGCGCAACAAGGCGTTCCAGTGGGACGTGGTGGCCGACTACTTCGCCTCGGACTCCGTGCTGCGCGGACTGTGGCTCACGCTGTGGCTGACCGCGGTGGTCATGGTCCTCGGCTTCGCCCTCGGCACCCTGCTCGCCGCGTTCCGACTCTCCGCCAACCCCGTGCTCCGCTGGGTCGGCCGGGGCTACGTGTGGCTGTTCCGTTCGATCCCGCTCCTGGTGCAACTGCTGCTGTGGTTCAACATCGGCGCCCTGTACCCGCGGGTCCTCGGGGTCAGGACGGTCGACCTGCTCAGCCCGGTCGCCGTCGCGATCGTCGGCCTCACCCTGCACGAGGCCGCCTACGCCGCCGAGGTCGTCCGAGGCGGCATCCTCTCCGTGGACCGCGGGCAGGTCGAGGCCGCCCAGGCGCTCGGCCTGAGCCGGCGGCGGCGCTGGTGGCGCATCGTGCTGCCGCAGGCCATGCGCTCCATCGTGCCGCCCGCCGGCAACATGCTGATCGGCACCCTCAAGGGCACCTCCATCGTCAGCGTCATCGCGGTCGACGACCTGCTGTTCTCCACCCAGTTGATCTACCACCGCACCTATCAGGTCATCCCGCTGCTGATGGTCGCCACCCTCTGGTACACCGCCGTCACCTCGGTGCTCGGCGTCGGCCAGTACTACGTCGAGAGGCACTACGCGCGCGGCACGGAGGCCGCACGATGA
- a CDS encoding FAD/NAD(P)-binding domain-containing protein, translating to MKPQLVIVGAGPRGTGLLERIAANAPDLYAGSSLDIHLVDPHPPGGGRIWREAQSPLLWMNSHAEDVTMFTDETVAMDGPVRAGPTLHEWAGLDGRTFADRRIQGRYLRWCYERAVAELPPGITVHHHPRRAVRIGGPRGGRQQVWLEGRPRPLLADLVVLALGHLDSEPDDEQTGLAAYARAHELVHLPPDFTADSDLSALRPGEPVLVRGFGLAFVDLMVLLTEGRGGRYEGDAYVPSGREPVLYVGSRRGVPYHAKIGYDWTGERPPLPRFFGPDEVRALLARPQGFDFRADVWPLVEKELGFAHYHRLFTAHAGRTAMDWAGFEEEYAAATGPDEVRALVAAAVPDPADRLDLAALDQPLDGVRYASHEEFQEGLRGYVEADLTRRHDPRFSPDLGVFLGLLSVYGQLVRLGNVGPRWHGFFSFLASGPPGPRLRQMLALSRAGLLRFVGAGMTVTAEDGVFRAASATVPGFSVEARALVEARLPEPTVARARDGLLRELHADGAAETPDGLLRVDPADGRILDGAGRPHPRRFALGPYTDGRTPGAFTRPRTGGPAFRQNDATARAALSFLRERADRAAA from the coding sequence ATGAAGCCGCAGCTGGTGATCGTGGGAGCCGGGCCGCGGGGGACCGGACTGCTCGAACGCATCGCCGCCAACGCCCCCGACCTGTACGCCGGTTCGTCCCTCGACATCCACCTGGTCGACCCCCATCCGCCGGGCGGCGGCCGCATCTGGCGCGAGGCGCAGTCACCGCTGCTGTGGATGAACTCGCACGCCGAGGACGTCACCATGTTCACCGACGAGACGGTGGCCATGGACGGCCCGGTGCGCGCGGGCCCCACCCTGCACGAGTGGGCCGGCCTGGACGGCCGTACCTTCGCCGACCGGCGGATCCAGGGCCGCTACCTGCGGTGGTGCTACGAGCGGGCGGTCGCCGAACTGCCCCCGGGCATCACCGTCCACCACCACCCCCGGCGCGCCGTGCGGATCGGCGGCCCGCGCGGGGGACGCCAGCAGGTGTGGCTGGAGGGCCGCCCGCGCCCCCTGCTCGCCGACCTGGTCGTCCTCGCCCTCGGCCACCTAGACTCCGAACCGGACGACGAGCAGACCGGGCTGGCCGCGTACGCCCGCGCCCACGAACTGGTCCACCTGCCGCCCGACTTCACCGCCGACAGCGACCTGTCCGCGCTGCGGCCCGGTGAACCCGTCCTGGTACGGGGCTTCGGGCTGGCCTTCGTCGACCTGATGGTGCTGCTCACCGAGGGCCGGGGCGGACGGTACGAAGGGGACGCCTACGTTCCCTCCGGCCGCGAGCCGGTGCTGTACGTGGGCTCACGGCGCGGGGTGCCGTACCACGCGAAGATCGGCTACGACTGGACCGGGGAACGGCCGCCGCTGCCCCGCTTCTTCGGCCCCGACGAGGTCCGGGCGCTGCTGGCCAGGCCCCAGGGGTTCGACTTCCGCGCCGATGTGTGGCCGCTGGTGGAGAAGGAGCTGGGCTTCGCCCACTACCACCGGCTCTTCACCGCCCACGCCGGGCGCACGGCGATGGACTGGGCCGGCTTCGAGGAGGAGTACGCGGCCGCCACCGGCCCCGACGAGGTCCGGGCACTCGTCGCCGCCGCCGTGCCGGACCCCGCCGACCGCCTCGACCTCGCAGCGCTCGACCAGCCCCTGGACGGGGTGCGGTACGCCTCGCACGAGGAGTTCCAGGAGGGCCTGCGCGGGTACGTCGAGGCGGACCTGACCCGCCGCCACGACCCGCGCTTCAGTCCCGACCTGGGCGTCTTCCTCGGACTGCTGTCCGTCTACGGGCAACTGGTGCGGCTCGGGAACGTGGGTCCCCGGTGGCACGGATTCTTCAGTTTCCTGGCGTCCGGCCCCCCCGGACCCCGGCTGCGGCAGATGCTCGCCCTGTCCCGGGCCGGTCTGCTGAGGTTCGTCGGCGCCGGCATGACCGTCACCGCAGAGGACGGGGTGTTCCGGGCGGCCAGCGCGACCGTGCCGGGGTTCTCCGTCGAGGCGCGGGCGCTGGTCGAGGCACGGCTGCCCGAGCCGACCGTGGCGCGCGCCCGCGACGGCCTGCTGCGGGAGCTGCACGCCGACGGTGCCGCCGAGACCCCCGACGGGCTGCTGCGCGTCGACCCCGCCGACGGCCGGATCCTCGACGGCGCCGGCCGCCCGCACCCGAGGCGCTTCGCGCTCGGCCCGTACACCGACGGCCGCACCCCCGGCGCCTTCACCCGGCCGCGCACCGGCGGACCCGCGTTCCGGCAGAACGACGCCACCGCCCGGGCCGCCCTGTCCTTCCTGCGGGAGCGGGCCGACCGCGCCGCCGCCTGA
- a CDS encoding amino acid ABC transporter ATP-binding protein produces MTVMVDIRSVHKSFGSLEVLKGIDLQVRAGEVTVVLGPSGSGKSTLLRAVNHLEKVDRGAVSVDGVLIGYRRSGDKLYELPEREVLRQRTHIGFVFQNFHLFPHLTVLDNVVEAPVSALRRPRGQAVRDARRLLERVGLGDKADAYPRQLSGGQQQRVAIARALALEPKLLLFDEPTSALDPELVGEVLDVIRDLARQGTTMIVVTHEISFAREVADTVVFMADGRIVEQGPPDEVLGAPREERTRAFLAKVL; encoded by the coding sequence ATGACCGTCATGGTCGACATCAGGTCGGTGCACAAGAGCTTCGGCTCCCTGGAGGTCCTCAAGGGCATCGACCTCCAGGTCCGCGCCGGCGAGGTCACCGTCGTGCTCGGCCCCTCCGGTTCCGGCAAGTCCACGCTGCTGCGCGCCGTCAACCACCTGGAGAAGGTGGACCGGGGGGCGGTCAGCGTGGACGGCGTGCTCATCGGCTACCGGCGCTCCGGCGACAAGCTGTACGAACTGCCCGAGCGCGAGGTGCTCCGGCAGCGCACGCACATCGGCTTCGTCTTCCAGAACTTCCACCTCTTCCCGCACCTCACCGTGCTGGACAACGTCGTCGAGGCCCCGGTGTCCGCGCTGAGGCGGCCCCGCGGGCAGGCCGTGCGGGACGCCCGCCGGCTGCTGGAGCGGGTGGGGCTCGGCGACAAGGCCGACGCCTACCCCCGGCAGCTGTCCGGCGGCCAGCAGCAGCGCGTCGCCATCGCGCGGGCGCTCGCCCTGGAACCGAAACTGCTGTTGTTCGACGAGCCGACCTCGGCGCTGGACCCCGAGCTGGTCGGCGAGGTGCTCGATGTCATCCGGGACCTGGCCCGGCAGGGCACGACGATGATCGTCGTCACGCACGAGATCTCCTTCGCCCGGGAGGTCGCCGACACCGTGGTGTTCATGGCCGACGGCCGGATCGTCGAGCAGGGGCCGCCCGACGAGGTGCTGGGCGCTCCGCGCGAGGAGCGGACACGGGCGTTCCTGGCGAAGGTGCTGTGA